The Maylandia zebra isolate NMK-2024a linkage group LG4, Mzebra_GT3a, whole genome shotgun sequence genome includes a window with the following:
- the tufm gene encoding elongation factor Tu, mitochondrial has translation MRMCMYVKERHRWGWEIIFLNSDRLRFVKPGKMAALVGLRACLSALQLSSPSLLHSSFKLCAVPLSRRTFAAEAKKTYSRDKPHVNIGTIGHVDHGKTTLTAAITKVLADAGGARYKKYEDIDNAPEEKARGITINASHVEYTTANRHYAHTDCPGHADYVKNMITGTAQMDGCILVVAATDGQMPQTREHLLLARQIGVEHVVVFINKADAVEDKEMLELVEIEIRELLTEFGYDGENTPVLIGSALCALENKAPELGVNAVMKLLEIVDSYVPLPKRELEKPFLLPIEGVYSIPGRGTVVTGTLERGVIKKGDDCEFVGHNRSFKSVVTGIEMFHKSLDRAEAGDNLGALVRGLKREDIRRGMVMCKPGCIMPHQKVRAQVYVLSKEEGGRHKPFVTNFMPVMFSLTWDMACRVTLPADKEMVMPGEDTSLTLTLRQPMVLEKGQRFTLRDGNRTIGTGLVTEIMTTTDEDQCNWG, from the exons ATGCGCATGTGCATGTACGTAAAGGAACGACATCGTTGGGGCTGGGAGATTATTTTCTTGAATTCCGATCGTCTTAGGTTTGTCAAGCCAGGAAAGATGGCGGCGCTTGTGGGGCTGCGTGCGTGTTTGTCCG CCCTTCAGCTTTCTTCACCAAGCCTCCTGCACAGCTCCTTCAAATTG TGTGCTGTGCCTCTTAGCCGGCGAACCTTCGCTGCGGAGGCGAAGAAGACATACAGCAGAGACAAGCCCCACGTAAACATCGGGACGATCGGCCACGTCGATCATGGCAAAACCACCCTGACGGCAGCCATCACAAAAG TGCTCGCTGATGCTGGTGGTGCCCGCTACAAGAAGTATGAGGACATTGACAATGCCCCTGAGGAGAAAGCCAGAGGAATTACCATCAACGCCTCGCATGTAGAATACACCACAGCCAACAGACATTATGCTCACACAGACTGCCCTGGACACGCTGACTATGTCaag aacaTGATCACAGGCACAGCTCAGATGGACGGCTGCATTCTGGTGGTGGCAGCCACTGACGGCCAGATGCCTCAGACACGTGAGCACCTGCTGTTGGCCCGGCAGATCGGTGTAGAGCACGTGGTTGTTTTCATAAACAAGGCAGACGCCGTGGAGGACAAGGAGATGCTGGAGCTGGTGGAGATCGAGATCCGCGAGCTGCTCACGGAGTTTGGCTACGACGGCGAGAACACACCCGTTTTGATTGGCTCTGCACTCTGTGCTCTGGAG AACAAAGCTCCTGAGCTGGGGGTGAATGCAGTGATGAAACTGCTGGAGATTGTGGACTCTTACGTTCCTCTGCCCAAAAGAGAGCTGGAAAAACCTTTCCTTCTGCCCATTGAAGGGGTTTATTCAATCCCAG GCAGGGGTACGGTTGTGACGGGCACTCTGGAGAGGGGCGTCATCAAGAAAGGAGACGACTGTGAGTTTGTGGGTCACAACCGCAGCTTCAAGTCTGTAGTGACAG GTATTGAGATGTTCCACAAGTCTCTGGACCGGGCAGAGGCAGGAGATAACCTGGGCGCTCTGGTCCGAGGCCTGAAGAGGGAGGACATAAGGAGAGGGATGGTGATGTGCAAGCCAGGGTGCATCATGCCTCACCAGAAAGTCAGAGCTCAG GTCTATGTACTGAGTAAGGAGGAGGGAGGCAGACACAAGCCGTTTGTCACCAACTTCATGCCCGTCATGTTTTCTCTCACCTGGGACATGGCCTGCAGGGTCACTTTACCTGCTGAcaag GAAATGGTGATGCCAGGTGAGGACACCTCATTGACGCTCACTCTCCGCCAGCCGATGGTTCTGGAGAAAGGCCAGAGGTTCACTCTTAGAGACGGAAACAGGACCATCGGCACCGGGCTGGTCACAGAGATTATGACAACTACAGATGAAGACCAGTGTAACTGGGGCTGA
- the hspbp1 gene encoding hsp70-binding protein 1, whose product MSEDRQTRRHPQNLQGVLQLAVEAGSAAEGPAPPEPMSEERKTWLREALTELCKGQMDEVEQMKQCLAVLYKEGSERERGGEEDREDDDEDGERETAFEMLSELCENLDNARDLMTLGGLELCVSQYLNHAQSGLRWRAAQLIASCAQNMPQLQFHLLSIGALPKLLQLTDSDPNPTVRVKALYAVSCLVREQEAGLQAFLSHDGFSVLMRGMQSENEKLRTKSAFLLLNLLMSHPEQKDTLVAMGMVQQLVSVLRTPHSPVHEHVLGALCCLVEDFPQGLNDCRNPALGLEELLRQRSKELQGKEESQEELDFCERLRVMCFSRQQSDDTGMDR is encoded by the exons ATGTCAGAAGACAGGCAGACCAGGAGACATCCCCAGAACCTCCAAGGGGTCCTTCAGCTCGCAGTGGAGGCTGGATCCGCTGCAGAGGGTCCTGCCCCTCCTGAACCCATGTCAGAAGAG AGGAAAACATGGCTGAGAGAAGCTCTTACAGAACTGTGCAAAGGGCAGATGGATGAAGTGGAGCAGATGAAGCAGTGCTTGGCTGTTCTGTACAAAGAAGGAAGTGAAAGGGAGAGGGGTGGAGAGGAAGATAGggaagatgatgatgaggacGGTGAGCGGGAAACGGCCTTTGAGATGCTGTCCGAGCTGTGTGAGAATCTGGACAATGCCAGAG ACCTGATGACCCTTGGTGGGCTGGAGTTGTGCGTCTCCCAGTATCTTAATCATGCTCAAAGTGGGTTGAGGTGGCGTGCTGCCCAGCTCATTGCCTCCTGTGCCCAGAACATGCCACAGCTGCAGTTCCACTTGCTTAGCATCGGGGCGCTGCCGAAGCTTCTGCAGCTGACAGATTCTGACCCAAACCCCACCGTCAGGGTGAAAGCTCTTTACGCTGTCTCAT GTCTGGTTCGAGAGCAGGAGGCAGGTCTCCAGGCCTTCCTGTCCCACGATGGATTCTCAGTGCTGATGCGAGGCATGCAGTCAGAGAACGAGAAGCTCAGAACCAAGTCGGCTTTCCTGTTGCTCAATCTGCTGATGTCGCATCCCGAACAGAAAG ACACGCTTGTTGCCATGGGTATGGTACAGCAGCTGGTATCAGTTCTCCGTACACCGCATTCACCCGTCCATGAACATGTGCTTGGTGCCCTTTGCTG TCTGGTCGAAGACTTTCCACAAGGGCTCAATGACTGCAGGAATCCTGCTCTGGGCCTGGAGGAATTACTCAGACAGAGATCCAAAGAGCTCCAAGGCAAAGAAGAAAGTCAG GAAGAACTTGATTTCTGTGAGCGACTCAGGGTTATGTGTTTCTCCAGGCAGCAGTCAGATGACACTGGGATGGATCGTtga
- the tmem86b gene encoding lysoplasmalogenase, with protein sequence MDILETHAYHRRQRRNKSCALFLSLLPFFLSAALYFYLWTPASPPSIMSAGVKSAPVLLLAAVVLSWNGGQSVLGVVGGLVFSAVGDCCLVWPELFLHGMGAFAVAHLLYSVSFLSSRYTKNSSSCWSRFLYLILFMVGGGYYTFLFPFLQKDPNSEVLTPAVGVYFVLITLMGLLAARTSNVATLLGSLSFMVSDATLSLQVFKVVAPMQHGNTVVMVTYYLAQLLIAVGDMQAVEDTDEFSKWKRS encoded by the exons ATGGACATCCTTGAGACTCACGCCTATCACAGGCGGCAGAGGAGAAATAAG TCCTgtgctctctttctgtctctcttgcctttctttttgtctgcagctctgtactTCTACCTTTGGACTCCTGCTTCGCCCCCGTCCATCATGTCTGCAGGTGTCAAATCTGCACCAGTACTCCTATTGGCTGCAGTGGTGCTGAGCTGGAATGGAGGTCAGAGTGTCCTAGGTGTGGTGGGAGGACTGGTCTTCTCTGCTGTTGGTGACTGCTGCCTGGTGTGGCCTGAGCTTTTCCTGCATG GAATGGGTGCATTTGCTGTGGCTCATCTGTTGTACTCAGTTTCCTTCCTGTCCAGTCGTTACACAAAAAACTCCTCTTCCTGCTGGAGCCGTTTTCTCTATCTGATCCTGTTTATGGTTGGAGGAGGTtattacacatttttatttccatttctaCAAAAGGACCCAAACTCTGAAGTGCTAACTCCAGCTGTTGGAGTCTACTTTGTCTTAATTACTCTAATGGGTCTATTAGCAGCTAGAACTAGCAACGTAGCAACACTTTTGGGAAGTCTGAGCTTCATGGTATCCGACGCAACGCTGTCTCTGCAAGTTTTTAAGGTGGTGGCACCAATGCAGCACGGTAATACTGTTGTAATGGTGACCTATTATCTGGCACAGCTTCTAATCGCTGTGGGTGACATGCAAGCAGTAGAGGACACGGATGAGTTTTCAAAATGGAAGAGGTCCTAA